The bacterium genome segment AGGTTTCCGTCTTCGCGCCGGCAAGCGAGCTCGTGAACTCCAGCGCGCGCATGACGAGATTGCCGGGCTTCACAAGCTCGTCGACAAAACCCATCGCCAGCGCCTGCTCGCCCGTGTAACGACCGCCGGTGAGCGCCATGTCGCGGAACGATTTCGGCGGCAGGATGTCGCGAAACAGCGCGATCATGCCCGGCCAGAAGGGGATGTCGACGTTCACCTCCGGCAGGCGCACGAAGCCGCGCTCGCTGTTCATCAGGCGAAAATCCGCGCACGCGGCGAGGATCGCGCCGCCGCCGACCGCGTGGCCGTTCAGCGCCGCGACGAACGGCTTTTTGTATCCCGTGCAAAGCTCGAGCGTGCGGTTGAGCAGCAGCAGGAACTCCGTGACCTTGCCGGGATCCTCGCCGCCGACCGTCATCATCCACTCCAGGTCGATGCCCGTGGAAAAGAACTTTTCCTGCTGGGCGGTCAGCACGACGCCGCGCGTGCCGGGGTCGTCCTCGAGCATGGTCAGCGTGTCGATAAGCTCTGTCAGAAACGGCGTGGTGAAACGGTTTTCATCGCCGTGACGCATGTGGACGACGGCGAGGTTTCCTTCGCGGGCAAGATCAAGGTACTCCATGGGGTAACTCCATTAAAAATAAAGTAGACGCTTTTTTTAGACGAATTGCGATTTGGGAATTGTGAATACCGTCGCAAACGCAAATCCGTCCATCGCGATGTTGCGATGACATTCCCAACTCGACATTCGCCATTCCCAATTTCACGTGACTCCGGTGGGATCCCACGCGACGCGCGCGTCTTCGTTGAGATCGTCGAGAGCCTTCATGTCGTCCGCGCCGATTTCAAAATCGAAAACGTTCGCGTTTTCGCGGATGCGCTCCGGGTTCGAGGACTTGGGCAGCACGATCGTGCCGTGCTGTAGCGCCCAACGGATCAGCACCTGCGCATTCGTTCGCCCCAGCTTTTTCGCGACGGCGCCGATGCGTGGATCGTCGAGACGGCGGGCGTGCGTCAGCGGGCTGTACGCCTCGAGCGCGATCTCGTTGTCGTTGCAGAACTCGAGCAGCCCGGACTGGTACAGGAACGGGTGGAACTCGACCTGATTGACGTGCGGCACGATGTCCGAGCTATCCATCAGCTCTTCCAGATGGCGGATCGTGTAGTTGCTGACGCCGATCGCGCGCGCGCGGCCTTCCTTGAACAGGTACTCGAGCGCGCTCCAGGATTCCTTGCGCTTTTCCTCGACGGGCCAATGGATGAGATAGAGGTCCACGTATTCGAGTCCGAGGCGCGCAAGGCTCTTGTCGAAGGCGGCAAGCGCCGCGTCGTGGCCGTGGTCGTCATTCCAGAGCTTGGTCGTGACGAAGATATCCTGCCGGCGGATCGCGGATTCGCGGATCGCCTCGCCGACGGAATCCTCGTTGCCGTACGCCGCGGCCGTGTCGATGTGCCGGTAGCCCGCGTCGAGCGCGGCCCGCACGGCCGTGATCGTCGGCTCGCCGCGCCCGATCTGCCACACCCCAAGACCCAGGCGCGGGATCTCGACGTCGTTGAAGGTTCGGTAGGTCGAATCGATGGTCAGTTTCATTTTCTCATGAGCCCCCGCCGGCCGTGGGATCGACCGCGCCCGCATCGTAACCGAGCGAAGGAAAATTTCCACAGAAATCCGAACGAAGCGTTCCCGCGCGCGCTTTGACGGCGCCGCGCGGCGCGGATATCGTTCGCGCATGGCCCAGGATCGCGAGGAAACCGCCCCGGCGCACGGACCCGTCTACACGTTTCCGCGCCCGCGCGTCCGTCCCCTGCCCGCACCCGTACCGTTTTCTTCGCCGAATGTCGGATGGTTCGGATATGCGCGCCGCGCGATGGCGGCGGGGCTTGCCGCCGCGGGGCTGAAGGCCGGCGACGGCGTGCTGCTTCCCGCCTACATCTGCCGCGATCTTTCCGACGAGCTTTCGCGCGCGGGGTTCGCGGTGCGCTTTTATCGCGTGACGACCGGGCTGCGCGCGGACCTCGACCACGTGCGCGCGTCGATCGACGAAAAAACGCGCGCGCTCGTCGCGGTGCACTATTTCGGCTTCGCGTTCGACCTGGTCGATCTCGCCGCGCTTGCGCTTGAGACCGGGCTCGTTTTCGTCGAGGACAACACGCACGGCTTCCTCGGAACGCAAAACGGCAAGGCACTCGGGACGTTCGGCGACCTTGGCGTGTTCAGCTTCCGAAAGACCTTCCTGATCCCGAACGGCGCGGCGGCGGTGACGAATCGTGACGACATCCGCCTGTCCGATCTCGGCCCCGCGCCGGCGGCGCCGCGGCTATTGCGTCTGATGTGGATGCTGGACGAGTACTTCAAGCGCGCGCCCGACAAGCCGCACGCGCCGGAGGACATCGCGCGGCGCGCGGTGAACGGCGCCGCGTCGCGCATGGAAAAACGCCTGGCCGCGGGCGACGCGCTGGCGCGATTCGATCCCTCCGCGTGGTCTCGCCTACGTCATGCCGATTTCGCGTTGACGTTCGAGACGAGACGGCGCAACTACTACTACCTGAGGGATTGGATGAGAGCCGCCAACGATGCCCAGCTCATTTACGACACGCTGCCCGGTGGCGTTTGCCCAAAGGCGCTGCCGGTGCTCGTTAAGGACGCGGAC includes the following:
- a CDS encoding DegT/DnrJ/EryC1/StrS family aminotransferase, with the protein product MAQDREETAPAHGPVYTFPRPRVRPLPAPVPFSSPNVGWFGYARRAMAAGLAAAGLKAGDGVLLPAYICRDLSDELSRAGFAVRFYRVTTGLRADLDHVRASIDEKTRALVAVHYFGFAFDLVDLAALALETGLVFVEDNTHGFLGTQNGKALGTFGDLGVFSFRKTFLIPNGAAAVTNRDDIRLSDLGPAPAAPRLLRLMWMLDEYFKRAPDKPHAPEDIARRAVNGAASRMEKRLAAGDALARFDPSAWSRLRHADFALTFETRRRNYYYLRDWMRAANDAQLIYDTLPGGVCPKALPVLVKDADKAMAELLKAGVPAQHWDRLPSEISGDDPAFGDARELRRRLVALPVNQYLRVAQREADFTPPADFRALVPLAYALGGDERDV
- a CDS encoding enoyl-CoA hydratase/isomerase family protein; amino-acid sequence: MEYLDLAREGNLAVVHMRHGDENRFTTPFLTELIDTLTMLEDDPGTRGVVLTAQQEKFFSTGIDLEWMMTVGGEDPGKVTEFLLLLNRTLELCTGYKKPFVAALNGHAVGGGAILAACADFRLMNSERGFVRLPEVNVDIPFWPGMIALFRDILPPKSFRDMALTGGRYTGEQALAMGFVDELVKPGNLVMRALEFTSSLAGAKTETYARIKRDLRQHVLKVMHEEDAREATMLGKIFRERTGV
- a CDS encoding aldo/keto reductase, with amino-acid sequence MKLTIDSTYRTFNDVEIPRLGLGVWQIGRGEPTITAVRAALDAGYRHIDTAAAYGNEDSVGEAIRESAIRRQDIFVTTKLWNDDHGHDAALAAFDKSLARLGLEYVDLYLIHWPVEEKRKESWSALEYLFKEGRARAIGVSNYTIRHLEELMDSSDIVPHVNQVEFHPFLYQSGLLEFCNDNEIALEAYSPLTHARRLDDPRIGAVAKKLGRTNAQVLIRWALQHGTIVLPKSSNPERIRENANVFDFEIGADDMKALDDLNEDARVAWDPTGVT